One window from the genome of Streptococcus parasanguinis encodes:
- a CDS encoding DUF1430 domain-containing protein: MKRVFILLSNLFISSFLIWIAFISPNTVVHSSLPVVGVVRREKSVTYEELSSSLDRLARENHSIIARQIQRTDSKGQVVFTYDIYGEGKLPLGIKREKKELAANESLVVNYYVLTGDLETEKLDQTLHTLGFSQTFIKKPNPLQTFIAFFGSGSQSLALVIFIISFSALTIIQKTLEMRSAGIRYISGMRRLQLFGHSLKDDSIELLFGCIVTSIMGAVLIYCFQLTPFSYSIIISSSIIYNGILLILSAVLSFLFAYSIQTIHLVTLLKGKVPLKRILVFLFICQFLAVALIGLAVHRISIYGSVWLTYQEGKVAWSKETNWVQIGVNREDFSQKTNKETQIENRAKWSKLIESGIENGGLLAYHNLVSFSSKGVMTDPSTGKEFSITDYDPLARTLYVTPNYLEIQGVPVSPEEKDHLNHLQAGEFGLLLPEKLKGREEEMIKRYEDYLSPRDDQGNITLSMKAQVTYIPNHQKRFIYNNTPISYKQFFTDPVLVVIQPESFGGYVNPYFTDLNPYLYFNGLQNSKKLIAEYNLEKSVSQYDYAVDVYQQIAQSIQIENLMAIAGGVFGIATSVLLFNTMNFLYFEEFRKQIFLKKIAGLGFVNIHQMILLSESILLLLGSFLVFILTSEWWIALVTLLLFITNAWFILLYRSHKEDHLLATVLKGA; the protein is encoded by the coding sequence ATGAAACGTGTCTTTATTCTTTTATCAAACCTTTTCATCTCTAGCTTTTTGATTTGGATTGCATTTATTTCTCCAAATACGGTTGTCCACAGCAGTCTTCCGGTAGTAGGTGTGGTGAGACGAGAAAAGAGCGTCACATATGAAGAGTTATCTTCCAGTTTAGACCGTTTGGCAAGGGAAAATCATAGTATAATTGCCCGTCAGATACAAAGAACAGATTCTAAAGGGCAGGTTGTTTTCACCTATGATATCTACGGAGAGGGAAAACTTCCTCTTGGAATTAAAAGAGAGAAGAAAGAACTGGCTGCCAATGAAAGCCTGGTAGTGAATTATTATGTATTAACAGGTGATTTAGAAACTGAAAAGCTGGATCAAACGCTTCATACTCTTGGTTTCTCACAAACTTTTATAAAGAAACCAAATCCTCTGCAGACCTTTATTGCCTTTTTTGGCTCCGGTTCACAATCACTTGCCTTGGTTATTTTTATCATTAGTTTTAGCGCTTTGACGATTATACAAAAAACACTTGAAATGAGAAGCGCTGGGATTCGATATATCTCAGGAATGAGACGCTTGCAACTTTTTGGACATTCCTTAAAAGATGATAGTATAGAGTTGCTTTTTGGATGTATTGTCACAAGTATAATGGGTGCTGTTCTGATTTATTGCTTTCAATTGACACCCTTTTCCTATTCCATCATCATTTCCAGTAGTATCATTTACAATGGGATTTTACTTATTTTATCTGCTGTCTTATCCTTCCTCTTTGCATATAGTATTCAAACGATTCATTTAGTCACCCTTTTAAAAGGAAAGGTTCCATTAAAGCGTATTTTAGTTTTCCTCTTTATTTGTCAATTTCTCGCTGTTGCACTAATTGGCCTTGCGGTTCATCGAATCAGTATCTATGGTTCTGTCTGGCTAACTTACCAAGAGGGGAAAGTGGCTTGGTCTAAAGAGACGAATTGGGTTCAAATTGGTGTCAATCGGGAGGATTTTTCACAGAAAACAAACAAAGAGACGCAAATTGAGAACAGAGCAAAATGGTCCAAGCTCATCGAGTCTGGTATTGAAAATGGTGGTCTTTTAGCTTATCATAATCTCGTATCTTTTAGTTCAAAAGGAGTTATGACGGATCCTAGTACAGGTAAAGAGTTTTCAATCACAGATTACGATCCACTTGCACGAACTCTCTATGTGACTCCAAATTACCTCGAAATCCAAGGTGTTCCAGTATCTCCTGAAGAGAAAGATCACTTAAATCACTTACAAGCAGGAGAATTTGGTCTCTTGCTTCCGGAAAAATTAAAAGGTAGAGAAGAGGAGATGATCAAACGATATGAAGATTATCTATCCCCTCGAGATGATCAAGGAAATATCACCTTATCAATGAAGGCGCAGGTAACGTATATTCCGAATCATCAAAAACGCTTTATCTACAACAACACACCAATCAGCTATAAACAATTCTTTACAGATCCTGTTTTAGTGGTTATTCAACCTGAAAGTTTTGGAGGCTATGTGAATCCATATTTCACCGATCTAAATCCCTACCTTTATTTTAATGGGCTTCAAAATAGTAAGAAGCTAATCGCTGAGTATAATCTTGAAAAAAGTGTTAGTCAGTACGACTATGCAGTGGACGTTTACCAGCAAATAGCCCAATCCATACAAATAGAAAATCTCATGGCGATTGCAGGAGGAGTCTTTGGTATAGCAACCTCTGTTCTTCTCTTTAACACCATGAATTTCCTTTATTTTGAAGAGTTTAGAAAACAAATCTTCTTGAAGAAGATTGCAGGTCTGGGATTTGTAAACATTCACCAGATGATTTTGCTCTCAGAAAGTATCCTCTTGCTATTAGGAAGCTTCCTGGTATTTATTCTTACTTCGGAATGGTGGATTGCTCTTGTCACTCTCTTGCTATTTATTACTAATGCTTGGTTCATTCTCTTGTACCGGTCTCATAAAGAAGACCACTTGTTAGCCACTGTACTGAAAGGAGCCTAA
- a CDS encoding putative bacteriocin export ABC transporter, protein MISVEHLTKSFGQRTVFQDLSLQFTEGKVYALIGNSGCGKTTLLNILAKIEPYEKGNISYQGQELKQIKQHHFFKRELGYLFQNFGLLENETIAKNLDLGLIGQKLTKKEKKQQEEEVLKKVGLAYLALDQKIYELSGGEAQRVALAKVILKDPPLILADELTAALDPETSQEVMDLLLMLKNQERIIIIATHNPVIWEKADEVIKLN, encoded by the coding sequence ATGATTAGCGTAGAACATTTAACCAAATCATTTGGCCAACGAACGGTCTTTCAAGATTTGAGCTTGCAATTTACAGAAGGTAAGGTCTATGCTCTGATCGGAAATAGTGGGTGTGGTAAAACAACCTTGCTCAATATCTTGGCGAAGATAGAGCCTTATGAAAAAGGGAATATAAGCTATCAAGGGCAAGAACTGAAACAAATCAAACAGCATCACTTCTTTAAGCGTGAATTAGGTTATCTCTTTCAAAATTTTGGCCTACTTGAAAACGAGACTATCGCTAAAAATTTAGATTTGGGATTGATTGGGCAAAAATTAACGAAAAAAGAGAAGAAGCAGCAAGAAGAAGAAGTGCTCAAAAAAGTAGGATTGGCTTACCTTGCTCTGGATCAAAAGATTTATGAATTATCTGGGGGAGAGGCGCAACGTGTCGCATTAGCTAAAGTTATTTTAAAAGATCCACCTTTAATTTTGGCGGATGAACTAACTGCAGCACTGGATCCAGAAACCTCACAAGAGGTGATGGACTTGCTCTTAATGTTAAAGAATCAAGAGCGTATAATCATTATCGCAACCCATAATCCAGTAATTTGGGAAAAAGCTGACGAAGTGATAAAACTCAACTAG
- a CDS encoding C39 family peptidase has product MRKVHLFLVLLTLLGLSGCKETPKESKTSTFSSRKVTPSSSTTVSVKTKERTEPNPPMPAEVAERLKIKEGGTEAGTQQTLPSSKQEQASSQENTQPSQSLKQETSTKENQGVRKLLPIPLKLQEEWYFCAPATVHMMLASRGVSVSQHQLAKEMGTYNPYGTHNRDAIRVLNQNLFGYPEPSGNQAGYRLATVTDARPDSEDIRLFKERVRKDIDDGYPLYYTFNVAQIYPGKSGEHNVIGVGYELTADGKDISAIYYLDPDTHVQDPSYGGLKKLTPEELLAAMATCGEKNYAW; this is encoded by the coding sequence ATGAGAAAAGTTCATTTATTCCTTGTACTTCTGACTTTGCTTGGTTTATCTGGCTGTAAAGAGACACCAAAAGAGAGTAAAACAAGTACTTTCAGCTCTCGTAAGGTCACACCCTCTTCATCAACAACAGTTAGTGTAAAAACAAAGGAGCGTACAGAACCTAATCCTCCAATGCCAGCAGAGGTAGCAGAGCGATTAAAAATTAAGGAAGGCGGCACAGAAGCTGGAACTCAGCAAACTTTGCCATCTTCAAAACAGGAACAAGCTTCATCGCAAGAGAATACGCAACCTTCTCAATCACTCAAACAAGAAACATCGACCAAAGAGAATCAAGGGGTCCGAAAACTATTGCCTATTCCTTTAAAACTTCAAGAAGAATGGTATTTCTGTGCTCCGGCGACAGTTCATATGATGCTGGCTAGTCGAGGGGTTAGCGTCTCTCAACATCAATTGGCTAAGGAAATGGGGACTTATAATCCCTATGGGACTCATAATCGGGATGCGATTCGCGTATTGAATCAGAATCTATTTGGCTATCCAGAACCAAGTGGAAATCAAGCTGGTTATCGACTAGCTACTGTAACAGACGCTCGTCCAGATTCTGAAGATATCCGACTCTTTAAAGAACGCGTGCGCAAAGATATTGATGATGGCTATCCTCTCTATTACACCTTCAATGTTGCACAAATCTATCCTGGAAAAAGTGGGGAACATAATGTGATTGGAGTAGGCTATGAATTGACAGCAGATGGCAAGGACATCTCAGCAATCTATTATTTAGACCCCGATACACATGTACAGGATCCTAGCTATGGAGGTTTGAAGAAGCTGACACCAGAGGAGTTGTTAGCAGCAATGGCTACGTGTGGTGAGAAAAATTATGCCTGGTGA
- the xerS gene encoding tyrosine recombinase XerS, with amino-acid sequence MKRDILLERIDKLKQVMPWYVLEYYQSKLAVPYSFTTLYEYLKEYDRFFTWVLESGISDADTMAEIPLDVLEHMTKKDMESFILYLRERPLLNANTTKNGVSQTTINRTLSALSSLYKYLTEEVENEQGEPYFYRNVMKKVATKKKKETLAARAENIKQKLFLGDETEGFLNYIDQEYPQTLSNRALSSFNKNKERDLAIIALLLASGVRLSEAVNLDLRDLNLKMMVIDVTRKGGKRDSVNVAAFAKPYLEQYLAIRDKRYKTEKTDTALFLTLYRGVPNRIDASSVEKMVAKYSEDFKVRVTPHKLRHTLATRLYDATKSQVLVSHQLGHASTQVTDLYTHIVNDEQKNALDSL; translated from the coding sequence ATGAAACGCGATATCTTATTAGAACGGATTGATAAACTCAAACAAGTCATGCCCTGGTATGTATTGGAATATTATCAATCGAAACTGGCCGTTCCATACAGTTTTACAACTTTGTACGAATACTTAAAGGAATACGATCGATTTTTTACCTGGGTTTTGGAATCTGGTATATCGGATGCTGACACCATGGCCGAGATCCCCTTAGACGTTCTGGAGCACATGACCAAGAAAGACATGGAATCCTTTATTCTTTACTTACGTGAACGTCCTCTGCTCAATGCCAATACGACAAAAAACGGGGTTTCCCAAACAACGATTAACCGTACCCTTTCTGCATTATCTAGTCTTTATAAGTATTTGACTGAGGAGGTTGAAAATGAGCAAGGTGAACCTTATTTCTATCGAAATGTTATGAAGAAAGTTGCTACCAAGAAAAAGAAAGAAACCTTGGCGGCTCGAGCTGAAAATATCAAGCAAAAACTCTTTTTAGGGGATGAAACAGAAGGTTTCCTTAACTATATCGACCAGGAGTACCCACAAACACTCTCAAACCGCGCCTTATCCTCTTTTAATAAGAATAAAGAACGAGATTTAGCCATTATCGCACTCCTTCTTGCCTCTGGTGTCCGTCTCTCTGAAGCAGTCAACTTGGACCTTCGTGACCTCAATCTTAAGATGATGGTCATTGACGTCACTCGAAAAGGTGGAAAACGAGACTCAGTCAATGTTGCTGCCTTTGCTAAGCCTTATCTCGAGCAATATCTTGCTATTCGAGACAAACGTTACAAGACAGAAAAGACTGATACAGCTTTATTCTTAACCTTGTATCGAGGTGTTCCAAACCGAATTGATGCTTCTAGTGTTGAAAAAATGGTCGCCAAGTATTCAGAGGACTTCAAAGTGCGCGTGACCCCCCACAAACTGCGCCATACACTAGCAACTCGCCTCTATGATGCAACCAAATCCCAAGTTTTGGTCAGCCATCAACTAGGACATGCTAGCACACAAGTTACCGACTTGTATACGCATATCGTTAATGATGAGCAGAAAAATGCCTTGGATAGTTTATAA
- a CDS encoding zinc-ribbon domain-containing protein, producing the protein MSDLITDFPALLNYWDFDKNIKIDVEKITITSKKHINWKCPTCSYEWKASTSKSYKNIQNHSKICPVCELGKVFIKGENSISARIPNFLRYINFHYENIETIQEEIDNLSFSSKRLFHFKCPTCHVGWKDVANTSKLINKHNQELVHVGCNESTHFVPYTKAYPNLRKIYLPGEQNDVEFNDLKLSDNVTIPRNWKCDKCDHIFKLSIDQLISRIKRYSFYCTNCKATFDTPIKVKANPLLHTDRNLFKQFIPTHVKSNMIDSLSNILVRWQCFKCHGQYECSVVKRHLEGCPYCDNKLMLKGYNTLQETHPYLEKFWDKSNDKPISEYWYKSSKCINWKCPCCKVSFYCSPIEMILRTDLENSNFQTCPNRCDWDTLVFNNDILYNFPKLQEEWSDKNGLPVHLALSHIETKKYWWKCSVCQGEYLCSIPIRKEVIDSCPYCNDEQALKGYNTIADTYPELCDLWSSKNVEKPDEVTKSSETENKIFNWICDCCDLEFQERLGIVLGVFTNNNSNSLNSICPYCNKKIPKPNETLSYVKPYLNNEWVKELNGDIDTFFYDSNALTNWICRKCHRSFKAKISDRHKNDQCCPYCSFKKTAKGYNDLETTHPWLIKEWSSLNKQEMSSVRANSTYNAWWKCPVCTGEYQKVIKEKFYRENSCPYCRNQKVLKGFNDLATTQQSLMNEWDYLNNSLIVSPTEITELSILPVWWICQENLNHRYKIQVKERMAYKKRNKRSCSICKGHRRKQEHFVQFEKI; encoded by the coding sequence ATGTCAGACTTAATCACTGATTTTCCAGCCTTATTGAACTATTGGGACTTTGACAAGAATATCAAAATAGATGTAGAAAAAATAACAATTACCAGTAAAAAACACATTAACTGGAAATGTCCTACCTGTTCTTATGAATGGAAAGCAAGTACATCAAAATCTTATAAGAATATTCAAAATCATTCAAAAATCTGTCCTGTATGTGAGCTTGGAAAAGTGTTCATAAAAGGGGAAAACTCTATATCTGCAAGGATTCCTAACTTTCTAAGGTACATAAACTTTCATTATGAAAATATAGAAACCATTCAGGAAGAGATTGATAATTTATCTTTTTCTTCAAAGAGGTTATTTCACTTCAAATGTCCTACCTGTCATGTTGGTTGGAAAGATGTAGCAAACACTTCTAAATTAATCAATAAACATAATCAAGAGCTTGTTCATGTCGGATGTAATGAAAGTACACATTTTGTACCTTACACTAAAGCATACCCTAATCTTCGGAAAATTTATCTTCCAGGGGAGCAAAACGATGTAGAGTTTAATGATCTGAAGTTAAGTGACAATGTTACAATCCCTAGAAATTGGAAATGCGACAAATGTGACCATATCTTTAAGTTGTCTATTGATCAGCTAATTTCAAGAATCAAAAGATATAGTTTCTATTGTACTAACTGTAAAGCTACATTCGATACCCCAATTAAAGTGAAAGCGAACCCCCTATTACATACAGATAGAAATCTTTTTAAGCAATTTATTCCAACTCATGTAAAAAGTAATATGATTGATAGTTTATCCAACATCTTAGTAAGATGGCAGTGTTTTAAATGTCATGGTCAATATGAATGTAGTGTTGTCAAAAGGCATCTTGAAGGCTGCCCTTATTGTGATAATAAATTGATGTTAAAAGGATATAATACTTTACAAGAAACTCATCCTTATTTAGAGAAATTTTGGGATAAAAGTAATGATAAACCTATTTCTGAATACTGGTATAAGTCTTCTAAATGCATAAATTGGAAATGCCCTTGCTGCAAAGTCAGTTTTTATTGTAGTCCAATTGAAATGATTTTAAGAACCGACTTAGAGAATAGTAATTTTCAAACTTGTCCTAATCGTTGTGATTGGGATACACTTGTTTTTAACAATGATATACTCTATAATTTCCCAAAATTACAGGAAGAATGGAGCGATAAAAATGGATTGCCTGTTCATTTAGCATTGAGCCACATTGAAACAAAAAAATATTGGTGGAAGTGTTCTGTTTGTCAAGGTGAATACCTTTGTTCAATTCCAATAAGAAAAGAAGTAATAGATAGCTGTCCATATTGTAATGATGAACAAGCATTAAAAGGTTATAATACAATTGCAGATACTTATCCTGAGTTGTGTGACCTTTGGAGTAGCAAGAATGTAGAAAAACCTGATGAGGTGACGAAATCGTCAGAAACCGAGAATAAAATATTTAATTGGATTTGTGATTGTTGTGATTTAGAATTTCAGGAGAGATTAGGGATTGTTCTAGGTGTGTTTACAAACAATAATTCTAATAGTCTCAATTCTATATGTCCTTACTGTAATAAAAAAATTCCTAAACCAAATGAAACACTAAGCTATGTTAAACCGTACTTAAACAATGAATGGGTAAAAGAACTGAATGGTGATATTGATACCTTCTTTTATGATTCAAATGCTTTAACCAATTGGATTTGTCGAAAATGTCACAGAAGTTTTAAAGCAAAAATTTCTGATCGCCACAAAAACGACCAATGTTGTCCATATTGTTCTTTTAAGAAGACTGCAAAAGGTTATAATGATCTTGAAACAACACATCCTTGGTTAATTAAAGAATGGTCATCATTAAATAAACAAGAAATGTCTTCAGTAAGGGCAAATTCAACATATAATGCATGGTGGAAATGCCCTGTATGTACTGGAGAATATCAGAAAGTTATTAAAGAAAAATTTTACAGAGAAAATTCTTGTCCATACTGTAGAAATCAAAAAGTATTAAAAGGATTTAACGATTTAGCAACAACGCAACAAAGTCTAATGAATGAGTGGGATTATCTAAATAACTCCTTGATAGTAAGTCCAACTGAAATTACAGAGTTGAGTATTCTGCCTGTATGGTGGATATGTCAAGAAAATCTTAATCACCGTTACAAAATTCAAGTAAAAGAAAGAATGGCATACAAAAAACGCAATAAAAGGTCGTGTTCCATTTGCAAAGGCCACAGAAGAAAGCAAGAACACTTTGTACAGTTTGAAAAAATATAG
- a CDS encoding site-specific integrase: MKFVVYKHSLVLGDNNIVTKQLIALKHDDGTLQFTDFHRYVKSATKIKSISDDGNKRFSYVVKFLNFIYGTVGVNNLDQLTLEMVKEFFMLYGLGQLPEDRKNRKKSTVEKCVNAVLDFLTLYLNERKGKVKLKPKDLYSINTFTNRRGRVIKRKELNFEIFVDDSNTQKSIFRDMPNSAFEMLFAHIAQCHKDLLMAVALGAFVGLRPSEACNVRREDSPLGAGIIFHQSDNQVFKIEVDLRKEMPLRSDLKSTGRIKKERLQAVPYIFLEVFLDTYNDYMSYLEGKRYEKDYGPLSLNKQGKALSYDVYYQRFRKIIREEMIPIFLKSDDPEVVFFGQLLQENNISPHIFRHWYTTQLVLSGVNEVSELMSARGDNSPESAWVYLQNKGEIAKQYGQVNNGVFEYMNWQAEKLFGED; encoded by the coding sequence ATGAAATTTGTAGTTTATAAACATTCGCTGGTTTTAGGTGATAACAACATCGTGACAAAGCAATTGATTGCACTCAAACATGATGATGGCACATTACAATTCACTGATTTTCATAGATATGTAAAATCTGCCACAAAGATTAAATCTATTTCAGACGATGGAAACAAACGATTTTCATACGTTGTTAAATTTTTGAATTTTATATACGGAACAGTTGGGGTTAACAATCTTGATCAACTAACTTTAGAAATGGTCAAGGAGTTTTTTATGCTTTATGGTTTAGGACAACTTCCAGAAGATAGAAAAAATAGAAAGAAAAGTACAGTCGAAAAATGTGTAAATGCAGTTCTTGATTTTTTAACTCTATACTTGAATGAACGAAAAGGAAAGGTTAAATTGAAGCCAAAAGACCTTTATTCTATCAATACGTTTACCAATAGACGAGGCAGAGTCATCAAAAGAAAAGAGCTGAATTTTGAGATATTTGTTGATGATAGCAACACACAGAAGTCAATTTTTAGAGATATGCCAAACAGCGCCTTTGAAATGCTCTTCGCTCACATTGCTCAATGTCACAAGGATTTACTTATGGCTGTTGCCTTGGGAGCATTTGTTGGTTTAAGACCATCAGAAGCTTGTAATGTAAGACGTGAAGATAGCCCTTTGGGGGCAGGTATCATATTTCACCAAAGTGATAATCAAGTATTTAAAATTGAGGTTGATCTGCGAAAAGAAATGCCCCTTAGAAGCGATTTAAAGTCAACTGGACGAATTAAAAAGGAAAGACTTCAAGCTGTACCTTATATCTTCTTAGAGGTCTTTTTAGACACCTACAATGACTATATGAGCTACCTAGAAGGTAAAAGGTATGAGAAAGATTATGGTCCATTAAGCCTTAACAAGCAAGGGAAAGCATTGTCATACGATGTGTACTATCAACGATTTCGTAAGATTATTCGCGAAGAAATGATTCCAATATTTCTTAAATCTGATGACCCAGAGGTTGTCTTTTTTGGTCAACTCTTGCAAGAAAATAATATTTCACCCCATATCTTTAGGCACTGGTACACCACACAATTGGTTTTGTCAGGTGTTAATGAAGTTAGTGAACTGATGTCTGCTAGAGGAGACAATTCACCAGAAAGTGCTTGGGTTTATTTACAAAATAAAGGAGAAATTGCAAAACAATATGGTCAGGTTAATAATGGTGTTTTTGAATATATGAACTGGCAAGCAGAAAAATTGTTTGGAGAAGATTAA
- a CDS encoding Abi family protein, with amino-acid sequence MTREKAFKTIEEQILIQRGRNLKITDEPGMVSFIQQKNYFNSINGFETIFLETSNPKKYMKRVSFKDFERIYTLDRNIAKYLFQEIEKIEVELKSRIAYEFSKVHCNNGIASNLKYLDINCYVLPIAHNRNSFTEYFYTHGDNKKTHSFFRVHTISAKIKDVMFTGKISTSHTRNGDVYYNLEGDFDGIVDDLKINQYRGRFSIKASNTPSNISSLNGSMNVTIQINNIEGRFFELSYSDFCKIKYPYISSYKNPPLWVIIDTLMLNDLLVLFQGLDIAIQNKIMSEMGFDSSISGSREKFINACEILRELRNQLAHFGLITRYRTGNSILINRLFISDLLLTPKRNNRVLKFYQGLKILNSFNRFSLKRIDRAIQSYYLKNMLLLKFDINKNFFNRIGK; translated from the coding sequence ATGACTAGAGAAAAAGCGTTTAAAACTATTGAAGAGCAGATTTTGATTCAACGGGGCAGGAATTTGAAGATTACCGATGAGCCAGGGATGGTAAGTTTTATTCAGCAGAAAAATTATTTTAATTCTATAAATGGTTTTGAAACTATTTTTTTGGAGACCTCTAACCCTAAAAAATATATGAAAAGAGTCTCTTTTAAAGATTTTGAGAGAATATACACATTGGATAGAAATATAGCTAAGTACCTATTTCAAGAAATCGAAAAGATTGAGGTTGAACTGAAGTCGAGAATTGCATACGAATTTTCAAAAGTTCATTGCAATAATGGTATTGCTTCTAACTTAAAGTATTTAGATATCAATTGTTATGTGCTACCGATAGCACACAATCGAAATTCTTTTACAGAGTATTTTTATACTCATGGAGATAATAAAAAAACGCATTCTTTTTTTAGAGTGCATACTATTTCTGCCAAGATTAAAGATGTAATGTTTACAGGTAAAATTAGTACCTCTCATACTCGTAACGGAGATGTATATTACAACCTAGAAGGTGATTTTGATGGAATAGTTGATGACCTTAAAATAAATCAATATCGAGGGAGATTTTCAATAAAAGCTTCTAATACTCCTAGTAATATTTCTTCATTAAACGGTTCTATGAATGTGACGATTCAAATTAATAACATAGAGGGAAGATTTTTTGAATTATCTTATTCAGACTTCTGTAAAATTAAATATCCATATATTTCTAGCTATAAAAATCCTCCGCTTTGGGTTATTATTGATACACTAATGTTGAATGACTTGCTGGTTTTATTCCAAGGATTAGACATTGCTATACAAAATAAAATTATGAGTGAGATGGGATTTGATTCCTCTATTAGTGGGAGTCGAGAAAAATTCATTAACGCTTGTGAAATACTGCGTGAGTTGAGAAACCAATTGGCACACTTTGGTCTCATAACCAGATATAGGACGGGAAATAGTATTCTAATCAATAGACTTTTTATCTCTGATTTGTTACTTACTCCTAAAAGGAATAATAGAGTTTTAAAGTTTTATCAAGGTTTAAAAATTTTAAATTCTTTTAATAGATTCTCTCTTAAAAGGATTGATCGAGCTATTCAATCATATTATTTAAAAAATATGTTACTATTGAAGTTTGATATTAATAAAAATTTTTTTAATAGAATTGGCAAGTAA
- a CDS encoding aminoglycoside phosphotransferase family protein: protein MNFISKIAINKGWSDDKKYCVTDQNQQKYFLRVSDKEKLDSKKYEFDMMEKVAFLRVPMCKPISIELCDDEVHSLHEWIDGKDARETILTVSKEQQYFYGVEAGRILQKIHSLPITEVREDWEVFYNRKIDDKIFKYKECPVQYENGQTFIEFLNANRELLKDRPQVFQHGDYHIGNFMIGEDGEIYVIDFDRFDLGDPWEEFNRIVWSAQVSPSFASGMIDGYFDYKVPDLFWKLLAIYILSNLVGALPWAVPYGVEEIAVMQNQAKEILEWYDDMKQIIPSWYLIEKKAE from the coding sequence ATGAATTTTATTAGTAAGATAGCCATAAATAAAGGCTGGTCAGATGATAAAAAATATTGTGTGACAGATCAAAATCAGCAAAAATATTTCTTGCGTGTTTCTGATAAGGAGAAGTTAGATTCTAAAAAATATGAATTTGATATGATGGAGAAAGTAGCTTTTCTTAGAGTTCCTATGTGTAAACCGATTAGCATAGAACTCTGTGATGACGAAGTGCATTCTTTACACGAATGGATAGACGGGAAAGATGCAAGAGAAACCATTTTAACTGTTTCAAAAGAACAACAATACTTTTACGGAGTAGAAGCAGGAAGAATCCTTCAAAAAATTCATTCACTCCCTATTACAGAAGTTCGTGAAGATTGGGAGGTCTTTTATAATCGAAAAATTGATGACAAAATCTTCAAATACAAAGAATGTCCCGTTCAATATGAAAATGGTCAGACCTTTATTGAGTTTTTAAATGCAAATCGAGAATTGTTAAAAGATAGACCTCAGGTTTTCCAACATGGAGATTATCATATCGGGAATTTCATGATTGGTGAAGATGGAGAAATTTATGTCATTGACTTTGATCGATTTGATCTTGGAGATCCTTGGGAGGAATTCAATCGTATTGTATGGTCTGCTCAAGTCTCTCCCTCTTTTGCGTCTGGTATGATAGATGGATATTTTGATTATAAGGTTCCGGATTTATTTTGGAAGCTTCTCGCTATCTATATTCTAAGTAACTTAGTAGGAGCACTTCCCTGGGCTGTACCTTACGGAGTTGAAGAAATAGCAGTAATGCAAAATCAAGCTAAGGAAATTTTAGAATGGTATGATGATATGAAGCAAATCATTCCTAGTTGGTATTTGATTGAGAAAAAAGCTGAATAA